One segment of Salvelinus alpinus chromosome 1, SLU_Salpinus.1, whole genome shotgun sequence DNA contains the following:
- the LOC139582556 gene encoding uncharacterized protein isoform X2, whose translation MFLLITGMETSKSLSQRSELKVIRVESGKDAVLECSVKFSDESPGNVNIEQVVFWRLHQNGSHKGEPVFKYNQQSSNPRMPQSQKYQHSMPPANEKDNVVSLLVKETQPEDKGPYECVVNTDSGNTNCNFMLKVTVRDQHQVPENPANRKEIPKNSYMSVAVVFVVVGSLAIGLLLLKLFQARRLRQHEPVTQEDSVAEEPEDTAVPAEHDSRTGLFP comes from the exons ATGTTTCTCCTCATCACTGGGATGGAGACATCCAAAA GTCTAAGTCAGCGCTCAGAGTTGAAGGTAATCAGGGTGGAATCTGGGAAGGATGCAGTCCTAGAGTGCTCTGTGAAGTTCAGTGATGAATCCCCTGGTAATGTAAACATAGAGCAGGTCGTGTTCTGGAGGCTGCACCAGAATGGTAGTCACAAAGGTGAACCTGTGTTCAAATACAATCAACAATCCTCCAATCCCAGGATGCCGCAGAGCCAAAAATATCAGCATTCCATGCCACCTGCCAATGAGAAAGACAACGTTGTGTCCCTGTTGGTCAAAGAAACCCAGCCTGAAGACAAGGGTCCATATGAGTGTGTGGTGAACACTGACAGTGGAAACACAAATTGTAACTTCATGCTGAAGGTCACAG TACGAGACCAGCACCAGGTTCCTGAAAATCCTGCGAATCGAAAGGAAATTCCAAAGAACAGTTACATGAGTGTGGCTGTTGTATTTGTGGTAGTAGGCTCTCTTGCCATTGGACTGCTGCTTCTTAAGCTGTTTCAAGCCAGAAGACTCAGACAAC ATGAACCAGTGACACAGGAAGACTCTGTGGCAGAAG AGCCTGAGGATACAGCAGTCCCAGCAGAGCACGACTCCAGGACAGGACTGTTTCCGTAG
- the LOC139582556 gene encoding uncharacterized protein isoform X1 yields MFLLITGMETSKSLSQRSELKVIRVESGKDAVLECSVKFSDESPGNVNIEQVVFWRLHQNGSHKGEPVFKYNQQSSNPRMPQSQKYQHSMPPANEKDNVVSLLVKETQPEDKGPYECVVNTDSGNTNCNFMLKVTGDFTVRDQHQVPENPANRKEIPKNSYMSVAVVFVVVGSLAIGLLLLKLFQARRLRQHEPVTQEDSVAEEPEDTAVPAEHDSRTGLFP; encoded by the exons ATGTTTCTCCTCATCACTGGGATGGAGACATCCAAAA GTCTAAGTCAGCGCTCAGAGTTGAAGGTAATCAGGGTGGAATCTGGGAAGGATGCAGTCCTAGAGTGCTCTGTGAAGTTCAGTGATGAATCCCCTGGTAATGTAAACATAGAGCAGGTCGTGTTCTGGAGGCTGCACCAGAATGGTAGTCACAAAGGTGAACCTGTGTTCAAATACAATCAACAATCCTCCAATCCCAGGATGCCGCAGAGCCAAAAATATCAGCATTCCATGCCACCTGCCAATGAGAAAGACAACGTTGTGTCCCTGTTGGTCAAAGAAACCCAGCCTGAAGACAAGGGTCCATATGAGTGTGTGGTGAACACTGACAGTGGAAACACAAATTGTAACTTCATGCTGAAGGTCACAGGTGACTTCACAG TACGAGACCAGCACCAGGTTCCTGAAAATCCTGCGAATCGAAAGGAAATTCCAAAGAACAGTTACATGAGTGTGGCTGTTGTATTTGTGGTAGTAGGCTCTCTTGCCATTGGACTGCTGCTTCTTAAGCTGTTTCAAGCCAGAAGACTCAGACAAC ATGAACCAGTGACACAGGAAGACTCTGTGGCAGAAG AGCCTGAGGATACAGCAGTCCCAGCAGAGCACGACTCCAGGACAGGACTGTTTCCGTAG